From the Hordeum vulgare subsp. vulgare chromosome 1H, MorexV3_pseudomolecules_assembly, whole genome shotgun sequence genome, the window GTTCAATGGGCAGTGGCTCATTACCCGTTGTGCTGAAATGTGCAAAAGCCAACCGGCGACCGGCTGAAATGTCGCAGTCATGACTCATGGAGCACTGTGCCAGGACCAGATGTTAATATGTTATCCAGATCGATCAGGCTAAATTAAACAACCATACTCACTAACTAACCTACGACTCGGCACGAATCTGCTGATCGCGTGCAGAGACAGATACGGCAGCTTCCGCTCCAATCTATCAACCCTCTTGATTTCATCTGTTTTTCAACAAGAGCACGGGGTTCCCTTGCCAAGCATCGATCGATGATAGCAGGAACATTTTCACACACACACGGGCGCTTGATTTACAAAAATCAAATCAAGGATGATTGATTAATTTCGGTTTTCACAGCAGGAGGTGAGTTTTCACTTTTCAGAGCAGGAGGTTGCCGAGGGCGAGGCCGACGCACACCACCAGCGCGACCCACCACGCGGCAGCCACCCGGTGCCCCGCGCCATCGTCCTCCTCGGGCTCCGCGCCGGCGGCTCCTCCTCCTGCCCTGAGCGCGGAGTTCTCGGCCTCCAGCATCATCACCCACCGTCGGTGCGCCGAGAGCGCCACCGAGTCCCGCACGAGCAGCGCCGCGAGGCCTCCGCTGCTGGTGGCCagcttctcctccgcctcccgcGCCCGCGACTGCGACCGACGCAACGCGTGTGACTAGCAGCTTCTAAGGACAGATCTGATGGTGGTGTTGACGTTCATGTAGAACAGCTCCAATTATGAAGTTTGaagaagcttacttcaagttagaaCAAAATGGAAGTTTCCTGTGATATGGTTGTGTATGTTATATTATGTTAGGTTGTAAGTTGATGAAATACTGAGTATTGCTAGCTATTATGTGCCCTTCTGATTCGCTGCGAGTTATGTACTATAATGTGATTATGTACTATAATGTGATTATCTTCTTGCTGGATAGAAGATCCGTTGAAATAGGCCATGACTCTTACTTAATTAGGCCATGCAATTGGGTATAGCATTGAACAGCTAGTTTTAAGAAAGTTGCTAAAGGCATGCAAAATTACCATGTCCCAATAATGTTTGCTTAACAAAATACCCctatcaaaataaaaaaaacagatcCTTGAAATTAATGAATAGGCTGTATTTATGGGCTTGGTCCGTTGGGCCACTAAAAATGCCATGTCAGATTATACATGGCCTCCATGTCATTTTTTTGCCATGTCACTTTGTGCCATGTGGATGATGCCATGTCAGCTTAGCCATATCAGATTATACGTGGATGAGGCTCATGGGTAATGACCAATTTTTTGGTCAAGAGATTCTACGACCTATAGTTTTTGGTCATAAGATCCATGACCAAAAACCACGGAAGGTCATCTTTGtttattcttgacggccaactgttgaccctcTCATTTTGGTCAAAAGAAAGTCATAAATCAAAAATAATGACAATATAATGACCAAAATGGTGGGTCATTATCAACCATATTTCTTGTACTGATTGGTGTTTGTGTGGAACAACGGTGGGATTGGTGGTGGTCCGGGCCTATTAGCTAGGACATGACCACTACTAGATTTTGCAAATAGCCCTAGAGCCTTATACCCTAAGCAAAAGGGCATGAACACTAGGGAAAGCATTTTCCCTACGGTATACTTTATGGAAACAACCCTAGGGCCACGGTGGTGGGGGAATCCAGGTATCCCTTGGGTCCGCGAAGTACACCCTAAGCAAAATTTAGTTTCCCTTGGGTTTTCCACTCTAGGGAAACTGGGGACAAGACACTAGCGCCGTTGACGTGTAAAGTTGGTTTCCTTTGGGTTTACCATGTCCCCTAGGAAAATCTTCCATAACGGCAGTGACCGTTAGCACATACAACCCCTTGGGTTTAGGAACCCTAGGGAATAGATATTACAATAAAACACCACACGTCTATATTATATTTACACAAATATGTAAAAATTATACACTCACAACGCAAAGCTGAAGACACAAAACCATACAAATTATATATTCAACCATCATCGTTTTAAATGACAACATACAGGAGCTTACAAAAGTACCCTACACTTAAAAAAATGTCATCTAACTAGGATTGTCAAATGCACCATGCATCATGTAAGTCATTGATATCCCAACAAATCACAACCATCAGGATATACATGGCCAAAAACATAAGTGTCAGGTTGCACTTAATTAAGTACGTATGCATATCCTAATAACAATCATTGGCTTCCAGTTACTCATCACAATAAGTTTATGCCATTTCCTTCACCACCGCAAGAGATATCTCAAAATGGAGGTAGATCGTCACACGACGGGGAGAAATTTTCAACAGGTACACCATTGGcatcattaccatttgcatcaaaGAAGCCACCAAACATTCCATTTTCAGCTCCACACCACGTATTATCCATATGTTCAGCAGCATTAGCTGATTCACCAGTGGAGGGCTGCACAAATGACATTTTTAGAATCTTGGAGTATCAAATTTCAAATAACGAGGTCTAAAGCATATGTTGACTACTATTCTGGGAAATTTTAATTCGTTTTTGCACATTTGCTGATATACTACAACATATTCTTTTTATGTTCTCATTTGGCCTATTTGCTGCTATTGCATTAAAAAAACATATGTACATACCATTTCTGGAGAAAAGATTGGAGACGAAGTGGTTAAAGTTGGAAAAGTTGGAGGTGGGGGTATAGTAATGCAGGGAATCTCAGGCCCTGGAATTCCTTGAAGGGACGCAATGGTCTGAAATTTGTGAGACAAATTAGAAAGTTATGGCAAGTGGCtacaatagaaacaaaatgactGCACAAAAAGAATGTATTCACCATAAGAAACTTGTTCACACCACCAGGGTTACTCTCCACTGTAGCCTGCACAGATTCCCCCCAATCAACCATACTTTGTGCATGTGCTTTCATTAACTCATTATGTTGAGCAATCCTTTTATCATGTTGTATTCGTTGGCGCTTTGATGAAGACAAAGAGCGATTGACCTGCACCTCCCTAAGAGTTTCTTTACCCTCCACAGCACCATTAAATAGTGACCACTTTCCATGCGGCTTCCCACCACCAGCTTCATAAAGGGCTTGTGGTTCAACATGACAATGCTTCCAATCAGTACGTCTTCACCATGCATGTTAACAACCTTATTTTTGTACAAATCCTTTGGATGACAATTCTTTGGATCTTTTTCCTCTATGCGTATATATCCGTGCCTCAATATTAGATAcctctcttccttctttctcaGACTAAGATAAAGAAAAAACAAAGTCACTACATAGAAAACATACTTAATTTTTATTCAAAAGTTAGGAGGGTACCAATTTTTGGCAAACTGTCGTCAAGGAATTAGATCCACCTCTATGGGCCTTGTACTTAGAGTTGAGGCGATTAACACGATTTTTCTTAGATGTTGCGATCCATTTAGCATCACACCATTCATCAACGAAGGCCTCCCAGGAAATAACAGTGCACCACCATGGTCTTACAGCCACTCATATTTCTAAGCTTCCTCCCTCAACAACTTCATACCGACTTTCTCCACAAATATCACacttctctttcttatcatcttgCTTGTAGTATAACATGCAATTATTGGTGCAGGCGTCAATCTTCACATATGGCATCTTAATTAAGGACACCCAACATATTCTTGCACTCATAAAAGCTTTGTGAAGCTGAAGCACACGTACGATCTACAGCTAAGGCAGGTTGGTCTTGGTCGAGGAGGCAGGATAGGATCCGTCCAAGGTGACAAGGTCGGGCCGCGGTCGCGGCGACGGAGCCCTCCGCCTCCTGCGTCCGAAGCTGTCGAGGGCGGCAGGTCCGTCAAGGCcctcgccggcggcggcggcggggcaacCTCAGCAATGGCAGCCGCGGGAAGTCCAGTCTACGGCGGCGGCAGCGACGCCCTGGCGGCGCTCTCGGCGCTGGGGTGGGATTTGGGGGAAGTGTACAACGGTGGATTTGGGGGAAACGGCCTTAGCGCGTGTACACATGAGGGATAGGCTAAATACGCGCGTGACCAATtctgtgacttataagtcacgcatGTTTGGTTGTCATCTGATTTATAATTCATCTTTCCATGCAAAAgtaggtgacttataagttttaagttggggtggagcaacttatgacttataagttggggtgacttataagttgagtctgtttggcaaaataagtcatcttttgcacttttcaacttataaattGGTAACTTATttgaaaccaaacagggcctaagaaaAATCTGACAAGTTGAATACGCGCGTACAACCAATTCTGCGCGCGCTCGCTAAAAAAATATCCGGCGGGCTGAATACCCGCGTGACACGACCAATTTTATGCGCATGTACACTAATTTTGGCCCTACTGTACTAACATTAGCCAAAAAGATAGTAACAGTACTTAACTACCTTGAGCTATTTTTTATATCTAATCTTAAAAAATATGTGAGCTTATTTTCACTATTATACTAGTATAGtatccgtgcgttgccacgggataATAAAATATGTATATCAAGAAAAATGTAATGTGACATGAGGAATAGACTATTCACATATGATATCTCATGGTCCTAAAGTGGTAGATAAATACATCTCATCGTCATCCTCTCCCCTCCCTCTTCTCGAGAGGAAACCTTCTTGCACGACTCTTTATCTTCCGTGTTATCTTCCTCATACTTCGCCTTGCACAATCTCTACTACGAAGTGTCTTGTCCACACATCTCGCGAGAGATTAAAATTTACAATGATATCTAATACTATAGAATcaaatttcaagattttttttgtaGCTTCTATAAAGATTGTCACACGGGCACATTTCACACACTAAAATATGATGGTGCTTCAGTTATACAGTACAATACTCAAAATACAATTGATAAAAATTAAGTCCTAAAAAATCCTAAACAAAAGTATAATATATTGCCTCTAGAGTCCTTTCTAAATGTGATTATGCGGACCTGGAAAGAAGAAATAAATTTCAATGCACTGGACGTGTATTAAACACATAAACTAAACACACCCTTGTAACCATGGAATAGTTTACCGTTCCACTATGATCCCCAAATATAAGAATACTGGAGGGCATATCAAACTGCAATGAAGTAATACATGCTCCACTTGATCTATTGTCTTCATGCTGTCAAACTATTAGCTGATGAGTAGAATAAAGTCGAGCATATCAGTTCGTAtaaaaatttatatttttattgtGGAACACTTGGCAAAAAAGTTGTGATTTGAAGTTACCTGCCGCTTTATCATAAAAATCTATTGTCGGTCAATTACAAATAGAATATGTTAGGTGCTTGAAGTTACGTGCCGCTTTATCATAAAAATCTGCTGTCAGTCAATTGCAAATAGAATATGTTAGGTGCTTGAACATATTTCCTTGCAAGGTTCCACACGTAAAGGAAAACTCGACGGAACAGAGTCTCCTAGTTCAACAAAAACTAAACATccgatgaataaagtgtgaatcaGGTAGAATAGTAAAGTTCCATATTTTTCCCATTCTCTAGAATAGAAGGAACGCAGTATCAAAGGCCAGTGAAGCATAGTCGCAAGAGGTCAATCTAAGTGTAAAAGATTGTACGGGAACATAAATGCAGATGAAATTAGAGCCGCACgagacaacaaataacttttttaTTGCACTGAATAAAGTTTGCAATATTTAATTTTCCATTAGCAAGATGAGAAGGAACACGGCCTTAAAGATCACTAACAAACAACTgcgtaattatcatgaacatcagCATAACAAGTTAATTATGTTCAAATATTCACAATCAATTGAGCATAAGATACCACATCAACAAATAAATAAACGATGTTAGGAGATAAACTCACTACCCGAGCCATGTGCCGCGGTCCCCCTTCTCCCACTTCTATAATTTTAGCTCTGTCATCTATTGTGTATCAAGCATGTAAGTTATTAACAAGTCCATGCCATTCATGTCAGGTAGTCTCACGATCTTCATTTTCCTGCATTCAAACCACTTATTCTTTGATATAAGCCTCTCTTCTTACAACGAGGCTCCATCCTCTTGTTCCCTACAGTCATCGCATGATAGTTCGCCTTCCTAGCCTCGTTCTGGCAAGCGAAGCACATCAAAAACCAAGGAAATAAATATCCAAAACTTTCCACCAATAGCTGAATTAGTTTAACGCCCCAATGCTAAGAGGAAGTCAACTGAACAGACGATAAGGACACATACATCTtggattgttctcaaaattacaaATGAAGAATCAGGGTGATACCTGCTTTGGCCCGGAAATCTTCTTGTATAGTTAACTGAATGTTTGTCAGCCGCAGCTTCACGCCTGACAACCCTTCCTGTGCGAAAAGATTTCTCTCAGGTTGTAGAGCGTCACACCCTTCAGAAGTTCTGTACAAACATGTGCTTCTGATCGCAGTTGAAAATGCACGGTCTTGTATTGTATCAATGTGCATCAAAAGCTTGCTGCCATCCTTGTGAGTGACTTTGGTTTATATCACTCTGTCTTCACTTGATCAGCTGAATTCTGGGGGAGATTGTATAGGAGTAACCCAAGCACCAAGACAACAGCGCCGACCAAAAAGGATGTGCTTAAACTTGTTCCTCCAGGCATGTATGGAAGAGGAAGCGACAGGACGTATATCGAAAGAGGTACTGCAGTGAACGAAGAAATCAAAAAGTTAGAAATGAATAGGACTGACCACACAGAAGAACCATGTCTAATTGTGTATTTGCACGCACGTGGCAGGCGCTAGGTGcttattactccctccattccatatTAGTTGTCGCtgatttagtacaaagttgtactaaatcaGCGACAACTAatatggaatggagggagtacttatcAGGGCATATGTGCTAGCACACTACGAAATGATTTGCAAGCCAAACTAAATGTTTCAATTTTCAAACAGCTTTATCTTGGTACTTTTAACTAAACTACAAAAACATGTGCCTCATATAGTCGTAGGTATGAACCATCATAGTGCTTCTTAAACTATTCAGAGGGAGTGTGTTTTGTTACTGAACCTGCTAGTGTTGCTGTTAGCGAAGCAACCAGTGTTGTAGACATCTTCACCAGATTTAGAACAAAAATGTTGAAGGCCATGTTCATAGTTGTGAAGAGCTGTGGTAGAAAAGGGGCTCCAGGACAATCTGAAAACTCAAAACATCATCACATGATTATGGTATATTTAGGAAAAAGTGCCAATGTCAGCCTCTCAGATTGACATATAGCTTTTAGTAATCAGTTGCCAAGGCATCGAGGTGACATACAAGGGCCCTTCAACATAATGAACTGCTATATATAGCGATTGTTGTGTTTGTGTATGCCATTCATAACCAAACAATATGTCCAGGTAACTGAGAAAAGTACGATACTTATTAGTGCAAAGATTCCAAGGAAGATTTCTTCTCCACCCAACAACAGATTTGAAGTAACAAATGGTATACAGAGTACATATAATGCTTAATTATTTACCATCTGAATATACTACGATTATGAGTAACACTCACCGTTCAGATTACCACCAACATTCAGAAAACATGCAACACCACTCTTTACATATGCAGGGAGCTCAATCAATGGAATGCCTTTCAAATTAGAGAGGAACGACAGGAGTAGCAAAACAAAAAGGGCCTGCATAGTTCAACATAGCAGATTTGGAGTGCACAAATAGGAGAAAAACCAGTGGATTGAGTGAACAAGGATACAACAACCATGAGAAAACTCCATAGCTTCGTAAGGTACCAATTACCAAACAAGACGATCTAAGTAATGATTCTTTTTTCACTTAATCCAGTACTTCGAGCAGTCATGGAGGGGCTCGAGGCATTGATACAGTGAGGGAGCATACCGTGTTCCTTCGTTCGCTTCCACGGGTTGGGAATTCGGGTGAGCACCCTGCATACACGATGTCGTGCGCATGCCCCCCCTCCTCCTCAACCTCTGCCACTACCTCCATTGATATTGCTCGTGTAcctctctgttggaaatatgccctagaggcaataataaattagttattattatatttctttgttcatgataatcttttattatccatgctataattgtattgattggaaacacagtgcatgtgtggatacatagacaaaacactgtccctagtaagcctccagttgactagctcgttgatcaaagatggtcaaggtttcctgaccataggcaagtgttgtcacttgataacgggatcacatcattaggagaatcatgtgatggactagaccaaactaatagacgtagcatgttgatcgtgtcattttgttgctactgttttctacgtgtcaagtatttgttcctatgaccatgagatcatataactcactgacaccagaggaatgctttgtgtgtatcaaacatcgcaacataactgggtgactataaagatgctctacaggtatcttcgaaggtgttcgttgagttagtatggatcaagactgggatttgtcactccgtatgacggagaggtatctcggggcccactcggtaatacaacatcacacacaagccttgcaagcaatgtgacttagtgtaagttgcgggatcttgtattacggaacgagtaaagagacttgccggtaaacgagattgaaataggtatgcggatactgacgatcgaatctcagacaagtaacataccgaaggacaaagggaatgacatacgggattatatgaatccttggcactgaggttcaaatgataagatcttcgtagaatatgtaggatccaatatgggcatccaggtcccgctattggatattgaccgaggagtctctcgggtcatgtctacatagttctcgaacccgcagggtctgcacacttaaggttcgacgttttttatgcgtatttgagttatatggttggttacctaatgttgttcggagtcccggatgagatcacggatgtcacgagggtttccggaatggtccggggacgaagattgatatataggatgacctcatttggttaccggaaggttttcgtgcattaccggaaaagtttcgggctcatcgatggtgtactaggagtgccgggaggggtgccggggatcatcaggaggggtgtcacgccccaaggggtctcatgggctatgggaagagataaaccagcccctagtgggctggaataagttcccactaaggcctataaggtttgagaaggaaaaaacacaaggtggaaagagtttccaagtgggaaggtggaatcctactccaagtaggattggagtaggactcctccacctccaatttaggccaaacctttaggttttgaggctgcctcctcccctccctccctcctatatatagttgggttttagggctgatttgagacaactttgccacgacagcccgaccacatacctccacggttttcctctagatcgcgtttctgcggagcttgggcggagccgtgctgagattagatcaccaccaacctccggagcgccgtcacgctgccggagaactcatctacctctccgtctctcttgctggatcaagaaggccgagatcatcgtcgagctgtacgtgtgctgaacgcggaggtgccgtccgttcggcactagatcagattggatcgtgggacggatcgcgggacggttcgtgggacggttcgcggggcggatcgagggacgtgaggacgttccactacatcaaccgcgtttcttaacgcttccgctgtgtgatctacaagggtacgtagatcggaaatcccctctcgtagatggacatcaccatgataggtcttcgtgcgcgtaggaaaatttttgtttgccatgcaacgttcaccaacagtggcatcatgagctaggttcatgcgtagatgtcttctcgagtagaacacaaaagtttttgtgggcggtgatgtgcgttttactgccctccttagtcttttcttgatttcgcggtattgttggatcgaagcggcttggaccgacattactcgtacgcttacgagagactagtttcatcgctacgagtaactccgttgctcaaagatgaccgacgagtgtcggtttctccaactttaggttAATCGGATTTgattgaggaggtccttggatgaggttacatagcaattcatatatctccattgtggtgtttgcgtaagtaagatgcgatcctactagatacccatggtcaccacgtaaaacatgcaacaacaattagaggacgtctaacttgtttttgcagggtatgcttgtgatgtgatatggccaacgatgtgatgtgatatattggatgtatgagatgatcatgttgtaatagttaatatcgacttgcacgtcgatggtacggcaaccgacaggagccatagggttgtctttaaactaacgtttgtgcttgcagatgtgtttactatattgctaggacgtagctatagtagtaatagcatgagtagcacgacaaccccgatggcgacacgttgatggagatcatgatgatggagatcatggtgtgacgccggtgacaagaagatcgtgccggtgctttggtgatggagatcaagaagcacatgatgatggccatatcatgtcacttatgaattgcatgtgatgttattcctttatgcaccttatcttgcttagaacgacggtagcattatgaggtgatctctcactaaaatttcaaggtgaaattgtgttctccccgactgtgcaccgttgcgacagttcttcgtttcgagacaccacgtgatgatcgggtgtgatagactcaacgttcacatacaacgggtgcaaaatagttgcacacgcggaacactcgggttaagcttgacgagcctagcatgtgcagacatggcctcggaacacatgagaccgaaaggtcgagcatgaatcgtatagttgatatgattagcatagagatgcttaccactgaaactattctcgtctcacgtgatgatcggacttgagatagtggatttggatcatgtaccactcaaatgactagagagatgtactttttgagtgggagttcttaagtaatatgattaattgaactgattgtcatgaacatagtctaatggtctttgcgaattacgatgtagcttgcgctatagctctactgtttttatatgatcctagagaaaacttagttgaaagttgatagtagcaaactttgcaaactgagtttgtaaaaccgaggattgtcctcgttgccgcgcagaagtcttatgtccttaatgcaccactcggtgtgctgcacctcgagcgtcgtctatagatgttgtgaacatccgacatacacgtttctgatgactacacgatagttcagtacaaaatacttaatggcttagaagcaaggcgccgaagacgttttgaaacgtcacggaacataagagatgttctaaagatatgaaattgtgatttcatgcttgtgcccttgttaagaggtatgagatctccgacaagattctttgtc encodes:
- the LOC123400800 gene encoding uncharacterized protein LOC123400800, with protein sequence MLYYKQDDKKEKCDICGESRLRKKEERRTDWKHCHVEPQALYEAGGGKPHGKWSLFNGAVEGKETLREVQVNRSLSSSKRQRIQHDKRIAQHNELMKAHAQSMVDWGESVQATVESNPGGVNKFLMTIASLQGIPGPEIPCITIPPPPTFPTLTTSSPIFSPEMPSTGESANAAEHMDNTWCGAENGMFGGFFDANGNDANGVPVENFSPSCDDLPPF
- the LOC123400816 gene encoding protein CLT2, chloroplastic-like; the encoded protein is MQALFVLLLLSFLSNLKGIPLIELPAYVKSGVACFLNVGGNLNDCPGAPFLPQLFTTMNMAFNIFVLNLVKMSTTLVASLTATLAVPLSIYVLSLPLPYMPGGTSLSTSFLVGAVVLVLGLLLYNLPQNSADQVKTE